The DNA window GCTGGTACACACTTTGTctcttatttattatattttctttctttctttctttctttctttctttctttctttctttctttctttctttctttctttctttttctttctgtctccTGCAGCCCAGTTTGGTGCAAATGCAATCCTGGGGGTGTCTCTGGcagtgtgcaaagctggtgcagCAGAGAAAGGGGTCCCCCTGTACCGTCACATTGCAGACCTAGCTGGAAATACAGAACTCGTCCTTCCAGTTCcggtattaaaaacaaatagaataaaGTGGGATGATACATTTCacctttaaatacatttaattgtactttaaaatattaatagcAGCTATACTCCTGGTCtcgctgagagtgtagatcttgCACTCAGAATGTCCATGACATAGCATATGAAACGTTCAAACCACAGATTAAGTGTATTAATAGCAGCTTTTCGTCtgtttttatttggatttaatgacttataatatgtttctaagtgttcggtCGCTCCTGTAATCAAGTTAGAGTTTGCTTTCATCTTGacagacacagcaaagagtgtgcAAGTCGTACACTCTCATCTTGATTAGAGGAGCCACCAAACACATAGAAACATACAGGAAAGGGGGTCAACTGGAGAGATACACTTCTATTAATTTTTATTAGTGAGGAGACAGACAGTCGTCTTGTATAAGAGACAGGGAAAGGGATTCacacagcaaagagtgtgtgAGTGTCACGCTGTCAACTTGAGGGAGCTACCGAACacttacaaacatacatttaattcctccctccccacccccgcccccccagGCATTCAACGTGATCAATGGCGGCTCTCATGCGGGGAACAAGCTGGCCATGCAGGAGTTCATGGTGCTGCCAGTGGGGGCGGAGTCTTTCCGTGATGCACTGCGCGTGGGGGCGGAGCTCTACCACACACTGAAGGGCGTCATCAAGGACAAGTACGGCAAAGACGCGACAAACGTGGGGGACGAGGGGGGCTTTGCTCCGAACATCCTGGAGAACAGCGAGGGTGAGGGGTTGGGGGGGGCTGGGCAGGTAGAGAGTGGGCACAGGGGGAGGGTGATAGAGAGGGGGTGGGCCCACCACGCCACAGTCCCAAGTTTCTCATGGGACCCCCCCCTAGAGGGGGTAGGTGAGGGAAAGGGCTCTTCCCCCTATCGCTCCTCCAAGGACTGAAAGACAACTTCTAAAAGGGACAGGAGTTGAAGATTTGACACTGGGGGTGTGAACCTTCTGTTGAAGATTtgaccctgccccccccccccccccccctgcccccccccccccccccccccccccaaccccctggAGCTACTGAAGGTTGCAATAGAGAAGGCTGGTTTCACTGATAAGGTCGTAATCGGGATGGATGTGGCGGCATCTGAGTTCTACCGCGATGGGAGCTACGACCTGGACTTCAAATCACCTGACGACCCGAGCCGCTACATCAGCCCCGACGAGCTTGTGGACCTGTACCAGAGCTTCATCAGGGACTACCCAGGTACCAACCAGAACCACAAcccaaatgcacacacacacacacacacacatacacacatttatatcTTGTGCGCAGGGAACACCTTTCTGAAGCTTAAAAAACTCAACAACACGGGTCCCAGAGTGTTTCCTCTGGTTAAAAGCATGACtacatggtgtgcagggggagtctcacagtcaggggagcacggGGTCCCTGAGTGTCTCCTCTGGTTAAAAGCATGActacgtggtgtgcagggggagtctcacagtcaggggagcacaggggtcccTGAGTGTCTCCTCTGGTTAAAAGCATGActatgtggtgtgcagggggagtcccacagtcaggggagcgcaggggtccccaagTGTCTCCTCTGGTTAAAAGTATCACtacatggtgtgcagggggagtagaagaggaagctggcttggtcgtgggatcacacgacgcccactgaaccttcacttctcctgagcAGCAGTGTGGGGAATTGTTGCAGTGaagggaaaaaataattggacctgctaaattgaggagaaaatcaggggtaaaatcaTTGGGcactgtggtggagtgtcccttccctttgtgtttattagtgttttatgttgtatgtagtgtgttaatgttggtgtttatgtataaaatacacgggatagaAATACGGGTTATGAGcaagagtgtttaaaatttatatttgtatttaggcacgaggattgcacagcactacaCGTGCAGgtacaatgtaataatatgtgagcatgggaaattgcacttcattaattcacaagcagttgtaccgagactccaactgaatgattgattggcaatcgaatcttggtacagctgcataaaagcagcatgttttcactcactcggggttgtgtgtttggtgagtggagaatgggtgtggagaggagagaattaaaaacaaagagaagtaaaagtaaatacttCATTTcattcaccgtgtttgtctgttcgtccactgtgttaatgtctgtttcatttagtgttaatttgttttgtttgtctgtttattttggcctcaagtgccgtgtcctgttttggtgtgctgtttttgtttaaatcttttatttatttttattattatttaataaaacactgaggcACAgtgtccctgtgcctcagtttcaccccctgcttcctgagtctgtgtttctggtctgacgtcacgactgcaagccatcctggtcacaggcacacaaaatgatatatataaaaaaaaaaaaaaactcaacaacaTTCTTTATGTTAAGAAGTGAGTTTCATTCTCCTGCACTCTTTGAATGACAGACCTGACAAAGCAAAGTGTGCGCAAGAATGAAACACActttcaacttgattagaggAAGACACTCGACAATTAGAAACACAGACATTAGAATTTCCATGTTTAAAGTCATCTGTTGCAAAAATTCCCCAAATGGTAAAGTTTAACTGTGTAAACATGTTGACCCCCTCGTCAGTAGTCACTATTGAGGACCCCTTCGACCAGGATGATTGGGAGGCCTGGTCCAAGTTCACTGGGAACGTGGGGATCCAGGTGGTGGGGGACGACCTGACTGTGACCAACCCCAAGCGCATCGAGCGAGCCGTGGAGGAGAAGGCCTGTAACTGCCTGCTGCTGAAAGTCAACCAGATTGGATCAGTGACCGAGGCCATACAGGCGTAAGAGAaccagagagtgtgtgtgtgggagtgagtgtgtgtgtgtctgtgagtgtgagtggccaggtattactatcaatctGGGGACAAAATTttagaaaatgtccccacaaagatagtaactcctgaaaaaacgtcatccccactttgtaaaacacctttttaagaactaaatatgccttttaaaaaaaaaaaaaaaaaaaaaaaaaagaaaaaaaagccaaaatatttagttcgttgtcgactttcaccctgtgtggagttttgtctgactggagttagaaataataaagaaaaatttagtgagagtcaatgagaagtccccacaagcaTAGGAATACAAACATGTGTGTGAGAGGGTGTGCGTCAGGGTGTTGGTCAGTGCGTTGGTCAGCGTGTCAGGATGCTGGTCAGCCTGGTCACTCAGTCTGTTTCTCTGCAGGTGTAAGCTGGCTCAGGAGAACGGCTGGGGGGTGATGGTCAGTCACCGCTCTGGAGAGACGGAGGACACCTTCATTGCTGACCTGGTGGTGGGGCTCTGCACTGGACAGGTGAGTCAgcaaagaactacagctcccagcatgccccaAGCACAGGACACAAGGAGCCAGGCCAGCATAGCTAGCACAGAACTGTGGGGGGtaggggggtggtggtggtggtgtagtTCTGAAATACCACTGCAAGTGAcaatctgtattgtattgtattatcaAGCACAGCCAGAGATACAAAAACTACATCTCTCAGCATCCGTGCACAGAAATCCGGGCAGGACAGGCTGGCAAGGGGCTGTGAGGAATGCAGTTCTGAAGTACTGGTACTTTTGCAACTCGAATGTGTTTTCaagcaatgtaaaaatataagctACATCTCCCAGCATCCTCTGAGTGTGGGGACACAGTGAGTCTGTGGGGAATGCAGCTTTGAAGTACCATTAGAACTGAAAAGaacctctcctctttctctctttctctttcctcAGATAAAGACTGGTGCTCCCTGCAGATCGGAGCGTTTAGCCAAGTACAACCAACTGATGAGGTGAGGaaagaaacaatgaaaaacacagatgaaggcactagagcccaaatgcctGTCTGCTTgtctcagtctcttctagtttcaataacgcagatgaaggcactagatgcttctctgcttgactcagtttcttctagtttcaataacaccgATGAAGGCAATAGAGCCGAAATGCCTGTCTGCTTGTCTCAGTCTCTTCAAGTTTCAATAACACTGGTGAAGGCACTAGATGCTTCtttgcttgactcagtttcttctagtttcaataacactggtgaacgcactagagcccaaacactTGTCTGCTTTACTCAGTTTCTTGTAGTTTCACTAAGGCTGGTGAAGCCACTCTGTTGTTTGTAGTTTCACTAAGGCTGGTGAAGGTGCTCTGGTGTTTGTAGTTTCATTGAGGCTGGCGAAGCTGCTCTGGTGTTTGTAGTTTCAGTGAGGCTGGTGAAGGCGCTCTGGTGTTTGTAGTTTCAGTGAGGCTGGTGAAGGTGCTGGCTCTGGTTTTTGTAGTTTCAGTGAGGCTGGTGAAGGCGCTGGCTCTGGTGTTTGTAGTTTCAGTGAGGCTGGTGAAGTCGCTCTGGTGTTTgtagtttcaggttttttttttggtttgtttttcagaattgaGGAGGAGTTGGGGGATCAGGCTCGCTTTGCCGGGCACAACTTCCGCAACCCCAGCGCCCTGTGAAGAGCGCGGTAACAAGCAGGAGCAGGGGGAACGACAAGAGAGGCGCAGGACGATTAATACTTAGAAAACCATGAGACAAGAATTTACATAAGCTACGACACATGAGTAAAGATGCATGCACTAACACAGTCTTACATTCTTCACCCTGTCTCTGTCCATTGATCAATCTATCTCTCTCCTCTTTACTCCCTCATCTCACTTCCCACTGTCTTTCTCTGTCTCATTTCCCACCTCTCCCTCACTTCTTCCCTcttccccccctctctctctcctccctccctctttcttccccctctctcttccCTTTCTCCCTCACTAGCACAGAACTGCACAGAATGGATTATTTGCACCGCTGAGCTGATCTGTTAAGCTGTTTGTCAGTCGACATTGTGcttgaaatattaatatattgaaatgtgtaaaatgtgcaAACCCTTGACAAGTTGCTGCTCTCGAAATGCTGGCTAGCTTCACCTCACCTGCTCagtattatgtgtttattaaattaaacgtAGAAATTATCactgaacattaaaaaatatcatgGTTTCTGCAACCAacatcagtgtgtgtgagtgagttatTTGTTGCTGTCAAAGCAATGCTGGTATAATACAGGAATATAGAGCCCTTCATAGAAGTACTGACCTGCTATTTACAGTAGCCTTGCACCTGAAACCTGATAAAACAGTTGGGGTCTATGGAGGGAAACAGCCTCAAGGGTGTTGTTTAGAGGTGTCTGTTAGAACAGGACAATCTCAAACACAGTTTCACAGGGTtggcaatcattctgagtggttctgtgttatGTTGCTCTAAAACTGATAAAATGTAAGTTTTTTCTATCTATTTTTTCTCTAAACAGGGCTCTCAGACATCAGACTGTGACCCTGTCCCTCTGCAGCACTCTTGTGCATGTTAGAACTAGCACACACCACAGGCAATAGTATTTCCAGTGtcacacagatagacagatagagaggcaggcaggcaggtaagCAAACAgggagatagacagacagacaggggtgggtaagcagacagacagatagacagacggCTCCTCTACAGGGATATGCAGCCCCAGcatgagggggggtgggggggtaatgtgagaaaacattatttaattcagTTGTGCAATGTCTCAATATTACCAGCAGGTGGAGACAGTTGATATTtatctctccccctccctctcttctccctctctctcaccttgcCTCCCTCTTGCTTCCTCTCTGTCTCAGAATGGATTGGGTTACAGACCTTGAAAAGACCTGGAGTCGTCTTTTGTGCTGTTGCCTTGGAAACGCCACTTGAGAGTGAAGgacgagagggagagaggggaggcagaggagagcagaggagggaGGCGGAGAGAAGAGGGGAAATGTGCTGTAAACATGACACTTGAAATGCAGAATTCTTTATGAGTTTAAAAataatcactgtgtgtgtgtgtgtgtgtgagtgtgtgtataatgtgtgtgtgtgtgatacgtTGTCAAAATACTGTGTGATTCTGTGATGTGTTGTCACTCAAACACATTAAGTCAAACAGTGGACACCACacaacaccacaaacacactacacactatTTAAGTCAAACacaaccgtgtgtgtgtgtgtgtgtgtgattcagtgGTCACTAAGTAAACAGTGTCAGTTACACAACAAGCAACATCACTAAGTCACACCACACACAACTCTAAAGTCAAAGTCATGGTTACAGGAAAAAGAAAGATCAAACCCATAAGTTAGAGATTTACTCTaattcagtttcagtttctaCCATGGcagaccagacagacagacagacaacaggtCTACAGTGTctatgcaataatggttgtgtatgaTGCTGTGGAGCAACAGTAGCATAGGTacagggcagctacaatgggagCTCTGAATGTCACTTTCCACTGCGTGCTGATGAAGGGGGGCGGTGGTGGATTGAACATTTTAAGGGCTGCCACTTTAAGAAAGAGCAAACGAAGCGGGAGGGACACAGAGATGCCAGCATCCATTTTCCCGTCCAGAAAACAGTGTGCAAATATATGAGAACACTTCAAGATTTGCCATGTGccaaatatatatagtatatctatatatatatattacacctaTAATTATTATCTATAAATATTATACAGCTACACACACATAGATATTATGGTtatataaccacacacacacacacagttctagATAATACCGTATCTGCggtatgtgtgtatatagtatGTTCAATAGATAATTATAGATAACGGTCCGACCATAATTTGGGTTTTACAACACAGCCACACCACACACGTTGTCTCTGGGACTGGCCATTATGTCCTTTAAATAATTCGGGTTGTCATAAAGTATTGTATTTCCCTATTTCGGAACGCCACAGATAACTTGTTTGCCGAATAGAATTAAATTCTCCTCCCATGCCTCCATCTCTTGGGGTAACGGGCGTATTTACTAAACGCAGGTCTTTTTGTCACAAGTACTATTATAAATAAGGGAAGTGTAAAGCAAGGACTGTAGAACGGAGTATTAAAGATATTATTTCGTGAGGTGTCACTTTTTTCTCGATGTAGATAATGATATCAAGAGGAGTGGGGGCGGAAAGGATCTGGAGAAATTAGGAGAGATGGCACAAAAAAAGTGTCAAAGAGATATTAGTGCTTATTTTGCGTCACGGAGGACCTTCCTCTAGAAGGACCCACCCCCCATCTTCTCTATGACTTGGGAGACTAAATGCCAGGCCTCTTGAGAGTGAAAAGTCGGGTATTTTCGATAGGAGctatgctgagagagagagagagagagagagagaggagagagaggagagaagagcaggagagagagagaggagagagacagaggagagagggagagagggagagaggagagagagagagagagagaggagagagagagagggagagaggagagagagagagaggagacagagagagagagactgcttgAGGAGAGGgatgagggagagagagcgaTGAGGGGGGGAGAGTGAGGAGATTAGACGTCCGAGAGAGGGATGGTTCATCCGATAGAGGTGGATTGAaagagagagatagggagaggagatagagagagggagagagagaaaagagagagggagagagagagagagagagagagagagagagagagagagagagagagagagagagagagagagagaggagagagagagagagagagatgagaggagagagagagagatgagagagagagagagagagagagatcctacCAACCATAACAGAACGGGGAAAAATACAACCCCTTGTAAGATAACTTGCCTTTTCTGCTGCTCCGCTCTATGCGTGATAGTGCAACAGTAGGCTATTATATGCACGTCGATTAGCAATAAGGGACAATGCGTTTTTAGTAACGCTTTGTGCAATTAAACCATACAGAACGTTTtggatatatgtgtgtgtgtgtttttaaatgcaaaatcgTGTGTGGcgagaggcagagacagagaaagGCAGCGACCCTGTGTTGCGTTGGACAAATATAGGTAGGTAGAGATACTGTAACGCGTTTTTCTTCCTTCGTTCTTtctttgcattttgaaatgtctGCTTATCTgcccgtctgtctgtctgaatcACATTCTCTCTAGAAATATATGAAATTCATACTGAACCGCCGTGCTTATAAAATATAGTAGACATGTTggtgttgtattgtatttcaaGGGTTAGCCTATTAACATCGGACATGTATGTTTAGTAGACATgtaacattgttttgtattgtatgtataaTCGTAGCCTATTAGCATATAGACATGTATGTTGCGATATTTgtttacgtatatatatatataattgctatatatattatattaatatgatatattatatataaatctatatgcATACGTGGTGCAAGGGTGTAATAATGTCATGTACACATATGGTTATGTACGTTCTATAAGGCGATCTTTTGTCACGCAAAATGTGGAATGTCTATGCATTGCACATGTATACAGTAGAGTGTACAGTTTATCGCGATTGTATACAGTACTGGTAAGCCTGTATGCTCATCGTCTGGAAATAGAGCTACGTTGTACACTGTTCATGTGGCAGAGAGGTTTCCTGACATTTCTTGGTTAATAATAtgataataaaagtaaaatatttataaaaactgaaaacaaaaaaaaaaaagaaatggacaggTTCTTTGCATGTTTTCTAAATCTGTCCTGGTAGAGTAGTTTGTGTGCAATTAACACTAATGAGCTGTTGAAGGAGCGCCAGCCGAAGCTTCATTGGATTCCATTCTTTTACCTCACCTTATTGGCACTGACAGTATCAGCACTGCACCCCTTCTCTTCCGCTGAAgagcttgtttctttgtttgcatTTTGCACTTCAGTGtggaatatgcagatatctcATAGTCTGTAGAAGGAACGTTTCTGTGGCTACCTGGTATGAAATCACTGGCTATGCTGCAGCCCAGTTTCACTAAACTGGTGAGGCCACGCGACCTTCGGCACAGGAAGTGATAGTGTACCAGGAGGAAATCATTTCATTCACTAACAGTGTCAGTGATGAGCTAGTTACCATTGACAGCGTATATAGTGTGTATAAAGTGTATACTGTGTCGTGTAAAGTTTATAGTGTATAGAGTGTGTCGTGTATACTGTGTAG is part of the Polyodon spathula isolate WHYD16114869_AA chromosome 13, ASM1765450v1, whole genome shotgun sequence genome and encodes:
- the LOC121325742 gene encoding gamma-enolase isoform X1 codes for the protein MRDTHYRILNRRETHSQGETLRLAHAHTHRDAGRETLQDSRMSILNIHAREILDSRGNPTVEVDLYTEKGMFRAAVPSGASTGIYEALELRDNDMSRYLGKGVLQAVDHINNTIRPALIESEVSVEKQEKLDTMMLEMDGTENKSQFGANAILGVSLAVCKAGAAEKGVPLYRHIADLAGNTELVLPVPAFNVINGGSHAGNKLAMQEFMVLPVGAESFRDALRVGAELYHTLKGVIKDKYGKDATNVGDEGGFAPNILENSEALELLKVAIEKAGFTDKVVIGMDVAASEFYRDGSYDLDFKSPDDPSRYISPDELVDLYQSFIRDYPVVTIEDPFDQDDWEAWSKFTGNVGIQVVGDDLTVTNPKRIERAVEEKACNCLLLKVNQIGSVTEAIQACKLAQENGWGVMVSHRSGETEDTFIADLVVGLCTGQIKTGAPCRSERLAKYNQLMRIEEELGDQARFAGHNFRNPSAL
- the LOC121325742 gene encoding gamma-enolase isoform X2, coding for MSILNIHAREILDSRGNPTVEVDLYTEKGMFRAAVPSGASTGIYEALELRDNDMSRYLGKGVLQAVDHINNTIRPALIESEVSVEKQEKLDTMMLEMDGTENKSQFGANAILGVSLAVCKAGAAEKGVPLYRHIADLAGNTELVLPVPAFNVINGGSHAGNKLAMQEFMVLPVGAESFRDALRVGAELYHTLKGVIKDKYGKDATNVGDEGGFAPNILENSEALELLKVAIEKAGFTDKVVIGMDVAASEFYRDGSYDLDFKSPDDPSRYISPDELVDLYQSFIRDYPVVTIEDPFDQDDWEAWSKFTGNVGIQVVGDDLTVTNPKRIERAVEEKACNCLLLKVNQIGSVTEAIQACKLAQENGWGVMVSHRSGETEDTFIADLVVGLCTGQIKTGAPCRSERLAKYNQLMRIEEELGDQARFAGHNFRNPSAL